A window of Synergistes jonesii contains these coding sequences:
- a CDS encoding phage distal tail protein, which produces MEYLRLVKDADEWALPPDSWIGSMPASTRSDTQARAFQHGSVKTGSGKVAERVLPLSILVSAATQAEYLAKVDEIKRRLYRENQRLYIAPDRHINLAVLDSLEEKFDKGFLLRQAVLTAEYKCTDPFWHAPPTTMTVSATGAPRVFTVSNGGNVDTAPVITVTAPASGAVPDVRISNAANGRESVFRDPRLANGASVVIDSAAGTVALAGGNAVNAFYGAFPRLEPGNNLLTYTGARCTIQIAYERRWL; this is translated from the coding sequence ATGGAATACCTCAGGCTGGTGAAAGACGCCGACGAATGGGCGCTCCCTCCCGACTCCTGGATAGGCTCTATGCCCGCCTCGACTCGGTCGGATACGCAGGCGCGGGCCTTTCAACACGGCTCGGTCAAGACCGGCAGCGGCAAGGTCGCCGAGCGCGTCCTGCCGCTTTCGATACTCGTTTCAGCCGCCACGCAGGCGGAATATTTAGCTAAGGTGGACGAAATCAAGCGGCGGCTGTACCGCGAAAACCAGCGGCTCTACATCGCCCCCGACCGCCACATCAACCTGGCGGTATTGGACAGCCTCGAAGAGAAATTCGACAAAGGCTTCCTGCTGCGGCAGGCGGTGCTCACGGCGGAGTACAAATGCACAGATCCCTTCTGGCACGCGCCCCCAACGACGATGACCGTCTCTGCTACCGGTGCGCCGCGCGTCTTCACCGTTTCAAACGGCGGCAACGTCGATACGGCGCCGGTGATAACGGTCACGGCCCCGGCCTCCGGCGCCGTGCCGGACGTGCGCATATCCAACGCGGCCAACGGGCGCGAGTCCGTCTTTCGCGACCCGCGGCTGGCGAACGGCGCCTCTGTGGTGATAGACAGCGCCGCTGGGACCGTCGCGCTGGCCGGCGGGAACGCCGTCAACGCCTTCTACGGTGCCTTTCCCCGGCTCGAGCCGGGGAACAACCTGCTGACTTACACCGGCGCGCGCTGCACGATACAGATCGCCTACGAGCGGAGGTGGCTGTGA